From Nitrospirota bacterium:
ACAGAACATGTCGGCCAGGAGATCTTCAGGAAATCGAGGGATTTGGCGGATATCACCGGCTTCTACCGCGCATTCGGAATGGAGATCAATTCATCGGATCGGGAGCGGGTGGATCATCTTTCCGTGGAGGCCGAATTCCTATCGTGGTTGTGCGCCAAGCAGGCCGTCGCCCTTTTCGATGGGATGATCGAGGAAGCGGGCGTGTGTCGTGAGGCGGAAGCCCGGTTCTTGAAAGATCATTTTCTTCGGTGGGTGCCGGGGCTGGCGGCGAGGATCGCCGGGAGGTCCGACGGCTTTTATCGAACCCTGAGCCTGCTCACGGTTGCGTTCTTGAGCGTTGTTTCAAAGGAGGAGGAGGCGTCGTGAATTCGGTT
This genomic window contains:
- a CDS encoding molecular chaperone TorD family protein, with amino-acid sequence MKPGAGMEPMREPEEILNRVRNGITVCQPALVSGSPAEKALCRASFYRLLAAGYACPNGDPLFLEEAMEAAPLVGSVEVERLTGELADLPAEAGNSRVDAHARLFGFGGAGEISLYETEHVGQEIFRKSRDLADITGFYRAFGMEINSSDRERVDHLSVEAEFLSWLCAKQAVALFDGMIEEAGVCREAEARFLKDHFLRWVPGLAARIAGRSDGFYRTLSLLTVAFLSVVSKEEEAS